Proteins from a single region of Gordonia hongkongensis:
- a CDS encoding DUF349 domain-containing protein, whose translation MSNPTESASEPQQAPAGQDTPKPGPKPGPRPKPGPRPGIASEPVVTHLVTGDPHRFGRIDESGVVWLKTDKGEREIGSWQAGTVEEGLAHFGRRFDDLATEVEILEERLTARSGDPRKAQQAAKHLLDELPNAHVIGDVAALQRRLEAIVGSADEVAETIRAEREKTRSEAIARKEVLAAEAEQIGADATNWKSAGDRLREILDEWKSIKGVDRKTDDALWKRYAKARDAFNRRRGAHFAELDRERAGAKERKEALIARAEELSGSTDWGPTSAKFRELLGEWKAAGRAPRDTDEALWQRFKAAQDVFFGARNAASSERDAEFSANATAKVALLDAAEKAIDPAADLDAARREFRSFRDQWDELGKVPRDQMHSLEARARALEKRIRDAEDAQWQRTDPEALARAAQFADRAAQLEDQARKAAERGKDRDAAKLRDQAAQWREWAAAAESAVTDR comes from the coding sequence ATGAGCAACCCGACCGAATCGGCTTCCGAACCCCAGCAGGCACCCGCCGGGCAGGACACACCGAAGCCGGGACCCAAGCCGGGACCCCGGCCCAAGCCCGGACCCCGCCCAGGCATCGCGTCCGAACCGGTCGTCACGCATCTCGTCACCGGCGATCCGCACCGCTTCGGTCGTATCGACGAGTCGGGTGTCGTGTGGCTCAAGACCGACAAGGGCGAACGCGAGATCGGTTCGTGGCAGGCCGGCACGGTCGAGGAGGGGCTTGCGCACTTCGGACGCCGGTTCGACGACCTCGCCACCGAGGTCGAGATCCTCGAGGAACGGCTCACCGCCCGCTCGGGAGACCCGCGTAAGGCCCAGCAAGCCGCCAAGCACCTGCTCGACGAGTTGCCCAACGCGCATGTGATCGGTGACGTCGCCGCGCTGCAGCGCCGCCTCGAGGCCATCGTCGGCAGCGCCGACGAGGTCGCCGAGACCATCCGCGCCGAGCGCGAGAAGACCCGGTCGGAGGCCATCGCGCGCAAGGAGGTCCTCGCCGCCGAGGCCGAGCAGATCGGCGCCGACGCGACCAACTGGAAGAGCGCGGGCGACCGGCTGCGCGAGATCCTGGACGAGTGGAAGTCCATCAAGGGCGTCGACCGCAAGACCGACGACGCGCTGTGGAAGCGGTACGCCAAAGCGCGCGACGCCTTCAATCGCCGGCGAGGTGCGCACTTCGCCGAACTCGACCGCGAGCGCGCCGGTGCGAAGGAACGCAAGGAAGCACTCATCGCCCGCGCCGAGGAGCTGTCCGGCTCCACCGACTGGGGTCCGACGTCGGCCAAGTTCCGGGAACTGCTCGGTGAGTGGAAGGCGGCCGGCCGCGCCCCGCGGGACACCGACGAGGCCCTCTGGCAGCGGTTCAAGGCCGCACAGGACGTCTTCTTCGGCGCCCGCAACGCGGCGTCGTCGGAACGCGACGCGGAATTCTCCGCGAACGCGACCGCCAAGGTCGCCCTGCTCGATGCCGCCGAGAAGGCCATCGACCCGGCCGCCGATCTCGACGCGGCCCGCCGCGAGTTCCGGTCGTTCCGCGATCAGTGGGACGAACTGGGCAAGGTCCCGCGCGATCAGATGCACAGCCTGGAGGCCCGCGCGCGGGCCCTGGAGAAGCGCATCCGCGACGCCGAGGACGCTCAGTGGCAACGGACCGATCCCGAGGCACTGGCGCGGGCGGCGCAATTCGCCGATCGCGCAGCGCAACTCGAGGACCAGGCACGCAAGGCGGCCGAACGCGGAAAGGACCGCGACGCCGCGAAGTTGCGCGATCAGGCTGCGCAGTGGCGCGAGTGGGCCGCCGCCGCGGAGAGTGCCGTCACCGACCGCTGA
- a CDS encoding amino acid ABC transporter permease — protein sequence MNDVSLWESMGPELWPAFWVTIQLTFYSAIGSLVWGTILAAMRVSPVPVMRGFAEVYVNIVRNTPLTLVVLFCAIGLYQNLGLTFAPTIESNNFWLAVLAFVLYTSTFVCETLRSGFNTVPLGQAEAARSLGLSFTQVFGVIVLPQAIRSVIGPLGSVLIALTKNTTVASVIGVAEAAALMKTEIETYSDQLFVIFGVIAAGFMIITLSEGAVFGYLAKRLAVKR from the coding sequence ATGAATGACGTCTCTCTGTGGGAGAGCATGGGTCCAGAGCTGTGGCCCGCCTTCTGGGTGACCATCCAGCTGACCTTCTACTCGGCGATCGGCTCGCTGGTGTGGGGCACGATCCTCGCGGCCATGCGGGTCTCCCCGGTGCCGGTGATGCGCGGCTTCGCCGAGGTCTACGTGAACATCGTCCGCAACACGCCGCTGACACTCGTGGTGCTGTTCTGTGCGATCGGCCTGTACCAGAACCTGGGCCTGACCTTCGCGCCGACGATCGAGTCGAACAACTTCTGGCTCGCCGTCCTCGCCTTCGTGCTGTACACCTCGACGTTCGTCTGTGAGACGCTGCGCTCCGGCTTCAACACGGTCCCGCTCGGGCAGGCCGAAGCCGCTCGCTCCCTCGGCCTCTCGTTCACGCAGGTCTTCGGGGTCATCGTGCTGCCACAGGCGATCCGGTCGGTGATCGGTCCGCTGGGCAGCGTCCTGATCGCGCTCACCAAGAACACGACGGTCGCTTCGGTGATCGGCGTCGCCGAGGCGGCGGCTCTCATGAAGACCGAGATCGAGACCTACTCCGACCAGCTGTTCGTCATCTTCGGCGTCATCGCGGCGGGATTCATGATCATCACACTCAGCGAGGGTGCCGTCTTCGGCTACCTCGCCAAGCGACTGGCGGTGAAACGATGA
- a CDS encoding glutamate ABC transporter substrate-binding protein, translating to MTQRTTRPVRTAGLVLAVGALLATVLSACGSTEPRNLLDSIREGSVVLGVKFDQPGLGLYEPDGNVEGFDASVSRYVVNHIADDLGVPHPEVTWRETPSARREAMIDNGEVDLIAATYSINAARSKKVSFGGPYLVTYQGLMVRADDNTIDELADLDKGKKLCSVTGSTPAQNVKAQLPAVQLQEYDSYSACVEALRRDKVDAVTTDEAILAGYSNFWEGEFKLVEMTYLKDACVKDALKTAGSPFSTERYGVGLALDDTASQNAVNTALDAMLAPSVDGESAWNAALREALGNPYVDEIIARADRPDSRFPYLPDPGDLDFLDSPSTPCPPGLQ from the coding sequence ATGACACAGCGAACCACCCGCCCGGTGCGGACCGCGGGCCTGGTCCTCGCGGTCGGCGCACTGCTCGCCACCGTGTTGTCCGCCTGCGGCAGCACCGAACCGCGCAACCTGCTCGACTCCATCCGCGAGGGCTCGGTCGTGCTGGGCGTCAAGTTCGACCAGCCCGGTCTCGGCCTCTACGAGCCGGACGGCAACGTCGAGGGATTCGACGCCTCGGTGTCGCGCTATGTCGTCAACCACATCGCCGACGACCTCGGAGTGCCGCATCCGGAGGTCACCTGGCGCGAGACCCCCTCGGCGCGCCGCGAGGCGATGATCGACAACGGTGAGGTCGACCTGATCGCGGCCACGTACTCGATCAACGCGGCGCGCTCGAAGAAGGTGTCCTTCGGCGGTCCCTATCTCGTCACGTACCAGGGTCTGATGGTGCGTGCCGACGACAACACGATCGACGAACTCGCCGACCTCGACAAGGGCAAGAAGCTCTGCTCGGTGACCGGCTCGACACCGGCGCAGAACGTCAAGGCACAGCTGCCCGCGGTCCAGTTGCAGGAGTACGACTCCTACTCGGCCTGCGTCGAGGCGCTGCGTCGCGACAAGGTCGACGCGGTGACCACCGACGAGGCGATCCTCGCCGGCTACTCCAACTTCTGGGAGGGCGAGTTCAAGCTCGTCGAGATGACCTACCTCAAGGACGCCTGCGTGAAGGATGCCCTGAAGACCGCGGGCAGTCCGTTCTCCACCGAGCGCTACGGCGTGGGGCTGGCTCTGGACGACACGGCGTCGCAGAACGCCGTCAACACGGCACTCGACGCGATGCTCGCGCCTTCCGTCGACGGCGAGTCGGCCTGGAACGCCGCGCTGCGCGAGGCGCTCGGCAATCCCTACGTGGACGAGATCATCGCCCGCGCCGACCGTCCGGACTCGAGGTTCCCCTACCTGCCCGATCCCGGCGACCTCGACTTCCTCGACTCGCCCTCCACACCGTGCCCGCCCGGGCTGCAGTGA
- a CDS encoding amino acid ABC transporter ATP-binding protein, which translates to MIAMRGVQKHFGSLHVLKDIDLEVPAGQVVVVLGPSGSGKSTLCRTINRLEPIDGGEILVEGQVLPAEGKDLARLRADVGMVFQSFNLFSHKTILENVTLAPIKVRKKSKDEAGKRALELLERVGIASQKDKYPAQLSGGQQQRVAIARSLAMNPKIMLFDEPTSALDPEMVNEVLDVMVSLAKEGMTMVVVTHEMGFARKAADRIIFMADGAIIEDSDPETFFSNPSTDRARDFLGKILGH; encoded by the coding sequence ATGATCGCGATGCGCGGGGTGCAGAAACACTTCGGGTCGTTGCACGTCCTCAAGGACATCGATCTCGAGGTCCCCGCCGGTCAGGTCGTGGTGGTCCTCGGACCGTCGGGCTCGGGCAAGTCCACCCTCTGCCGCACGATCAATCGCCTCGAGCCGATCGACGGCGGCGAGATCCTGGTCGAGGGGCAGGTGCTGCCCGCCGAGGGCAAGGACCTCGCCAGGCTCCGCGCCGACGTCGGAATGGTCTTCCAGTCCTTCAACCTGTTCTCGCACAAGACGATCCTCGAGAATGTCACGCTCGCGCCGATCAAGGTGCGCAAGAAGAGCAAGGACGAGGCCGGCAAGCGCGCCCTCGAACTGCTCGAGCGCGTCGGCATCGCCAGCCAGAAGGACAAGTACCCCGCCCAGCTCTCCGGCGGCCAGCAGCAGCGCGTGGCCATCGCCCGGTCGCTGGCGATGAACCCGAAGATCATGTTGTTCGACGAGCCGACCTCGGCGCTCGACCCGGAGATGGTCAACGAGGTGCTCGACGTGATGGTGTCCCTCGCGAAAGAGGGCATGACGATGGTGGTCGTCACCCACGAGATGGGCTTCGCGCGCAAGGCCGCCGACCGCATCATCTTCATGGCCGACGGGGCGATCATCGAGGACTCCGATCCGGAGACGTTCTTCAGCAACCCGTCGACCGATCGCGCCCGGGACTTTCTCGGCAAGATCCTGGGGCACTGA
- the miaA gene encoding tRNA (adenosine(37)-N6)-dimethylallyltransferase MiaA, which yields MTAPPTPIAVVGPTAGGKSDLALDLAERLGGEIVNIDAMQQYRGMDVGTAKLPPDERRGIPHHQLDVLDVTEVATVARYQQAARADVDRLRAAGRVPVIVGGSMMYVQGLLDDWQFPATDPQVRRRYEDLLDERGVGELHRLLAEVDPAAASTILATDGRRIVRALEVVELTGAPFAASQPTIGEPRWGTIILALDRDTEELDDRIRRRTRAMFEQGLVDEVEDLCSRGLREGRTASQAIGYKQVLAALDGEYDLAQAEELTFIGTRRYVRRQRSWFRRDHRAQWLDAAAPDLLDRALRIVDAPSP from the coding sequence ATGACCGCGCCGCCCACCCCGATCGCTGTTGTCGGACCCACTGCCGGCGGCAAGTCCGATCTGGCCCTCGACCTCGCCGAACGGCTCGGCGGCGAGATCGTCAACATCGACGCGATGCAGCAGTACCGCGGCATGGACGTCGGGACGGCCAAGCTCCCGCCCGACGAACGCCGCGGCATCCCGCATCACCAACTCGACGTGCTCGACGTGACCGAGGTGGCGACGGTCGCGCGCTATCAGCAGGCCGCGCGGGCCGACGTCGACCGGTTGCGCGCCGCGGGTCGGGTCCCGGTGATCGTCGGGGGATCGATGATGTACGTCCAGGGACTCCTCGACGACTGGCAGTTCCCGGCCACCGACCCGCAGGTCCGCCGGCGTTACGAGGATCTGCTCGACGAGCGCGGAGTGGGCGAGTTGCACCGGCTGCTCGCGGAGGTCGACCCGGCCGCGGCGTCGACCATCCTGGCCACCGACGGTCGCCGTATCGTGCGGGCGCTGGAGGTGGTCGAGCTGACCGGTGCACCCTTCGCCGCGTCGCAGCCCACCATCGGCGAACCGCGCTGGGGCACGATCATCCTCGCCCTCGACCGGGACACCGAGGAACTCGACGATCGGATCCGCCGTCGGACGAGAGCGATGTTCGAGCAGGGCCTCGTCGACGAGGTGGAGGACCTCTGTTCCCGCGGCCTGCGAGAGGGACGCACCGCGTCGCAGGCGATCGGTTACAAACAGGTCCTCGCGGCGCTCGACGGCGAGTACGACCTCGCGCAGGCCGAGGAGCTGACCTTCATCGGCACCCGGCGTTATGTCCGTCGGCAGCGCTCGTGGTTCCGCCGCGATCACCGGGCGCAGTGGCTCGACGCCGCCGCACCCGATCTGCTCGACCGAGCGCTGCGCATCGTCGACGCGCCTTCCCCGTAG
- the miaB gene encoding tRNA (N6-isopentenyl adenosine(37)-C2)-methylthiotransferase MiaB yields MSDRPEQAAPAARSYQVRTYGCQMNVHDSERIAGLLEDAGYVRAGDDDPADLVVFNTCAIRENADNKLYGNLSHLAPVKSDRPGMQIAVGGCLAQKDKDTVLSRAPWVDVVFGTHNIGSLPALLDRARHNDAAQVEILDALERFPSTLPAKRDSAYSGWVSVSVGCNNTCTFCIVPSLRGKEVDRRPGEVLAEVQALVDQGVVEVTLLGQNVNAYGMSFADPDQPRNRGAFAELLRACGDIEGLERVRFTSPHPAEFTDDVIEAMAQTPNVCPQLHMPLQSGSDRILRAMRRSYRQTKFLGILDKVREAMPHAAITTDIIVGFPGETEEDFEATLDVVERARFSSAFTFQYSPRPGTPAATMADQVPPEVVADRYRRLIALQERICLAENEALVGTEVELLVVADEGRKSAKTQRMTGRARDGRLVHFAPGTASGIRPGDVVHTQLTAAAPHHLIADSGVLAHRRTRAGDAHEQSRTPTTAPVGVGLGLPGFGAPAAVPADAGCGSGCGS; encoded by the coding sequence TTGTCGGATCGGCCTGAGCAGGCAGCACCCGCCGCGCGCAGTTATCAGGTCCGTACCTACGGCTGCCAGATGAACGTCCACGATTCCGAGCGCATCGCCGGTCTGCTCGAGGACGCCGGGTACGTGCGCGCCGGTGATGACGACCCCGCCGATCTCGTCGTCTTCAACACCTGCGCCATCCGGGAGAACGCCGACAACAAGCTGTACGGCAACCTGTCCCACCTCGCTCCGGTCAAGTCCGATCGGCCCGGCATGCAGATCGCCGTCGGCGGCTGCCTCGCGCAGAAGGACAAGGACACGGTGCTGTCCCGAGCACCGTGGGTCGACGTCGTCTTCGGCACACACAACATCGGGTCGCTGCCCGCGTTGCTCGATCGTGCCCGCCACAACGACGCCGCCCAGGTGGAGATCCTCGACGCGCTCGAGCGGTTCCCGTCGACCCTGCCGGCCAAGCGCGACTCCGCCTACTCGGGCTGGGTGTCGGTGTCGGTGGGGTGCAACAACACCTGCACGTTCTGCATCGTGCCGTCGCTGCGCGGCAAGGAGGTCGACCGCCGGCCGGGCGAGGTGCTCGCCGAGGTACAGGCCCTCGTCGACCAGGGTGTCGTCGAGGTGACTCTGCTGGGCCAGAACGTGAACGCCTACGGGATGTCCTTCGCCGATCCCGATCAGCCCCGCAACCGGGGCGCCTTCGCCGAACTGCTGCGCGCCTGCGGTGACATCGAGGGGCTCGAACGCGTCCGGTTCACCTCACCGCACCCCGCCGAGTTCACCGACGACGTGATCGAGGCGATGGCCCAGACGCCGAATGTGTGTCCGCAACTGCACATGCCGCTGCAGTCGGGGTCCGATCGCATCCTGCGCGCGATGCGCCGCAGCTACCGGCAGACCAAGTTCCTGGGCATCCTCGACAAGGTCCGCGAGGCCATGCCGCATGCGGCGATCACCACCGACATCATCGTCGGCTTCCCCGGCGAGACCGAGGAGGACTTCGAGGCCACCCTGGACGTCGTCGAGCGCGCCCGCTTCTCGAGCGCGTTCACCTTCCAGTACTCGCCCCGCCCCGGCACGCCCGCCGCGACGATGGCCGATCAGGTGCCGCCCGAGGTCGTGGCCGATCGCTACCGGCGTCTCATCGCGCTGCAGGAGCGGATCTGCCTGGCCGAGAACGAGGCGCTGGTCGGGACCGAGGTGGAGTTGCTCGTGGTCGCCGACGAGGGGCGCAAGTCGGCGAAGACCCAGCGCATGACCGGCCGCGCCCGGGACGGCCGCCTGGTGCACTTCGCGCCCGGAACGGCGTCGGGGATCCGCCCGGGTGACGTCGTGCACACGCAGCTCACCGCAGCTGCACCACACCATCTGATCGCCGATTCCGGCGTTCTCGCGCACCGTCGCACCCGCGCCGGCGACGCGCACGAACAGAGCCGTACCCCCACCACCGCGCCCGTCGGCGTCGGGCTCGGGCTGCCGGGGTTCGGTGCCCCCGCCGCCGTCCCGGCCGACGCCGGCTGCGGCAGTGGCTGCGGCAGCTGA
- the dapF gene encoding diaminopimelate epimerase, producing MTSAPQSSASDGLHFVKGHGTQNDFVVLADPDAEIALDAATVAALCDRQRGIGADGLLRVARSGALVAAGVLDALPDDVSADDWFMDYRNGDGSIAEMCGNGVRVFAHYVRASGLVDTDTFSVGSRAGARGVTIHSFDAVHAEVTVEMGPARLDGSSVVRIGDDIYPGAMVDVGNPHLACVVADMTAADLDAVDFSAGVIIEAADFPHGANVELLTPPVEGPDGGLTARMRVFERGVGETRSCGTGLVAATRAALDARGADTGELRIGIPGGEVTVTIRPDGSTLRGPSMLVADGVLRPGWER from the coding sequence GTGACTTCCGCCCCGCAGAGCAGTGCGAGCGACGGCCTGCACTTCGTCAAGGGTCATGGCACCCAGAACGACTTCGTGGTCCTCGCCGACCCCGACGCCGAGATCGCGCTCGACGCCGCTACGGTCGCGGCGCTGTGCGACCGGCAACGGGGGATCGGCGCCGACGGATTGCTGCGCGTCGCCCGCTCGGGCGCCCTCGTCGCGGCCGGTGTCCTCGACGCCCTGCCCGACGACGTGTCGGCCGACGACTGGTTCATGGATTACCGCAACGGCGACGGTTCGATCGCGGAGATGTGCGGCAACGGGGTACGCGTCTTCGCCCACTACGTCCGGGCGTCGGGACTCGTCGACACCGACACGTTCTCCGTCGGTTCCCGTGCGGGTGCCCGCGGCGTCACCATCCACTCCTTCGACGCCGTGCACGCCGAGGTCACGGTGGAGATGGGTCCGGCGCGGCTCGACGGGTCGTCGGTGGTCCGCATCGGTGACGACATCTACCCCGGTGCGATGGTCGACGTGGGGAACCCCCACCTGGCGTGCGTCGTCGCGGACATGACCGCGGCCGACCTCGACGCGGTCGACTTCTCCGCCGGCGTGATCATCGAGGCCGCCGACTTCCCGCACGGCGCGAACGTCGAGCTGCTGACCCCACCCGTGGAAGGCCCCGACGGCGGCCTGACCGCGCGGATGAGGGTGTTCGAGCGGGGCGTCGGGGAGACGCGCAGCTGCGGAACCGGCCTGGTCGCGGCGACGCGCGCCGCTCTCGACGCCCGCGGCGCGGACACCGGCGAGCTGCGCATCGGCATCCCCGGCGGTGAGGTCACCGTGACGATCCGTCCCGATGGCTCGACCCTGCGCGGGCCGTCGATGCTGGTCGCCGACGGGGTGCTGCGGCCCGGCTGGGAGCGCTGA